A genomic segment from Aegilops tauschii subsp. strangulata cultivar AL8/78 chromosome 1, Aet v6.0, whole genome shotgun sequence encodes:
- the LOC109738977 gene encoding uncharacterized protein, which produces MSRLRLRLPRGSSSSTTVIPRLRLLRRCSSSTSTSPPSRSWSPRDAFAAATQRVRAGTLRPEDAHNLFDELLRQATPVPERSLNGFLAALARAPVSGACIRDGSALAVSLFNRVCREEAGAQVAALTGCTYSILMDCCCRARRPDLGLALFGRFLKKGLKTDQIVASTFLKCLCYAKRTDEAVNVVLHRMSELGCVPNALSYSIVLKSLCDNSMSQRGLDLLQMMAKEGGGCFPNVVAYNTVIHGFFKEGKTGKACNLFHEMMQLGLVPDVVTYNSIIDALCKARAMDKAEVVLHQMIGKGAQPDTVTYNCMIHGYSTSGRLKEAAKMFREMKSRGLAPNIVTCGSLMTSLCKHGRSKEAREIFDSMTAKGHRANVVSYSILLHGYANEGCFADMIDLFNSMKSNGIAADCRVFTILIDAYAKRGMMDDAMHIFTEMWEKGVSPDVVTYSTVIAALSRMGRLTDAMDKFNQMISMGVQPNTVVYHTLIQGSCMHGDLIKAKELVSEMMNKGIPRPSIAFFGSIINRLCKDGRVMDAHDIFDLVIDIGERPSVITFNSLVDGYCLVGKMDKAFGMLNAMESVGVEPDIVTYSTLLDGYFKNGRINDGLTLFREMPLKRIKPDTVTYGIMLDGCFRAGRTVAARTMFHEMIESGITVDIPTYNIVLRGLCRNNCTDEAIALFQKLGAMSMKFNIAILNTMINAIYKVRRREEANNLFAAISASGLVPNQSTYAVMIINLLKDGAVEHASNMFSSMEKSGIVPSSRLINGIIRLLLENGEIAKAGIYLSKVDGNSISLEASTTSLMLSLLSRKGKYQEDMKLLPAKYQFFGEFG; this is translated from the coding sequence ATGtctcgcctccgcctccgcctcccccGCGGCAGCTCCTCCTCCACCACAGTGATCCCCCGCCTCCGACTACTCCGCCGctgctcctcctccacctccacctcgcCGCCCTCACGCTCCTGGTCTCCCCGAGACGCCTTTGCCGCGGCCACGCAGCGTGTCCGCGCTGGGACGCTCAGGCCGGAAGACGCACACAACCTGTTCGACGAATTGCTTCGGCAGGCCACCCCGGTCCCCGAGCGCTCCCTGAACGGCTTCCTTGCCGCCCTCGCCCGTGCGCCCGTCTCCGGCGCCTGCATCAGAGATGGCTCCGCCCTTGCAGTGTCTCTCTTCAACCGTGTGTGCAGAGAGGAAGCCGGCGCGCAGGTGGCGGCGCTCACAGGCTGCACCTACAGCATCCTCATGGACTGCTGCTGCCGTGCGCGTCGCCCGGACCTGGGGCTTGCCTTATTCGGCCGCTTCCTCAAGAAAGGCCTGAAGACAGACCAGATTGTCGCCAGCACCTTCCTCAAGTGCCTCTGCTACGCAAAACGGACTGATGAGGCTGTGAACGTGGTACTTCATAGGATGTCCGAGCTCGGCTGTGTGCCTAATGCCTTATCATACTCCATTGTTCTCAAGAGCTTATGCGACAATAGCATGAGTCAGCGGGGgctcgacctgctccagatgatGGCGAAAGAAGGAGGTGGTTGCTTCCCCAACGTGGTGGCTTATAACACGGTCATCCATGGCTTCTTTAAGGAGGGCAAAACAGGCAAGGCATGCAATCTCTTCCATGAAATGATGCAGCTAGGGCTTGTGCCCGATGTGGTGACATACAACTCGATCATTGATGCGTTGTGCAAGGCTAGAGCAATGGACAAGGCAGAAGTAGTCCTTCATCAGATGATCGGTAAAGGTGCTCAACCTGATACAGTGACATATAATTGCATGATCCATGGATATTCCACATCTGGGCGGTTGAAAGAGGCTGCTAAAATGTTCAGAGAAATGAAAAGCCGGGGTCTTGCACCAAATATTGTTACTTGCGGCTCGTTAATGACTTCCCTTTGCAAGCATGGAAGAAGCAAAGAAGCTAGAGAAATATTTGATTCCATGACTGCCAAAGGCCACAGAGCTAATGTCGTCTCATACTCTATTTTGCTTCATGGGTATGCCAATGAAGGATGCTTTGCTGATATGATTGATCTCTTTAATTCAATGAAAAGCAACGGTATTGCAGCTGACTGCCGTGTTTTTACCATATTAATTGATGCCTATGCTAAACGTGGAATGATGGATGATGCAATGCACATATTTACGGAAATGTGGGAAAAAGGAGTGAGTCCCGATGTGGTTACCTATTCCACTGTAATAGCTGCACTTTCCAGGATGGGTAGATTGACCGATGCTATGGACAAATTTAATCAGATGATTTCCATGGGGGTTCAACCGAACACAGTTGTTTATCACACCCTAATTCAGGGCTCTTGTATGCATGGTGATTTGATTAAAGCCAAGGAGCTGGTTTctgaaatgatgaacaaaggtaTTCCTCGTCCTAGCATTGCGTTCTTCGGTTCAATAATAAACAGGTTATGCAAAGATGGAAGGGTTATGGATGCACATGATATCTTTGACTTGGTTATAGACATAGGCGAGAGGCCTAGTGTCATTACATTTAATTCACTGGTTGACGGATATTGCTTAGTCGGCAAGATGGATAAAGCATTTGGAATGCTTAATGCCATGGAATCAGTTGGTGTTGAGCCTGATATTGTTACTTACAGTACACTTCTTGATGGCTATTTTAAAAATGGAAGGATCAATGATGGTTTGACTCTGTTTAGAGAAATGCCGCTTAAGAGAATTAAACCTGACACTGTTACATATGGCATCATGTTGGATGGGTGTTTTCGTGCTGGGAGAACTGTTGCTGCAAGGACAATGTTCCATGAGATGATCGAAAGTGGAATAACAGTGGACATCCCCACATATAATATAGTTCTTAGGGGACTTTGTAGAAATAACTGCACAGATGAAGCAATCGCCCTGTTCCAGAAATTAGGTGCAATGAGTATGAAGTTCAATATTGCAATACTCAATACCATGATCAATGCAATCTACAAGGTTCGGAGAAGAGAAGAAGCTAACAATTTGTTTGCTGCAATATCAGCCAGTGGGTTGGTGCCCAATCAATCTACTTATGCTGTAATGATAATAAATCTTCTAAAAGATGGAGCAGTGGAACATGCTAGCAATATGTTTTCATCAATGGAGAAAAGTGGTATTGTCCCCAGCTCCCGTCTTATAAATGGTATCATCAGATTGTTGTTGGAGAATGGTGAGATTGCCAAGGCTGGAATTTATTTGTCTAAAGTTGATGGGAATAGCATCTCACTTGAAGCTTCAACTACTTCATTGATGTTGTCTCTGCTTTCAAGGAAAGGGAAATATCAGGAGGACATGAAGTTGCTCCCTGCAAAGTATCAATTTTTTGGTGAATTTGGCTGA
- the LOC120968310 gene encoding uncharacterized protein codes for MSNLRLLRRSSSSMSTTRSPLSRVWSPHSAFAAATERARAGTLSQDDAHHLFDELLRQATPVHERSLNDFLATLARATSSAACIRDGRALAIALFNRVCREQSGPRVVPLTVHTYNILMDCCCRASRPDLGLAFFARLLRTGLKTNEITANTFLKCLCYAKRTDEALNVLLHRMSELGCVPDAISYNIVLKSLCEDSMSQRALDLLQMMAKEGGGCSPNVVAYSTVIHGFFKEGETGKACNLFHEMMHQGVEPSVWTYSSIIDALCKARAMDKAELVLQQMVNKGVQPNNVTYNCMIHGYSTSGQWKEAAKLLREMKSRDLIPDIVTRNSFLASLCKHGRSKEAAEFLDSMTAKGHKPDIVSYRILFHGYASEGCFADMIDLFNSMESNGIAADCHVFNILINGYAKRGMTEEVMLIFTEMRGQGVSPDVVTYSIVIAALSRMGRLTDAIEKFNEMTALEVQPDTTVYHSLIQGCCIDGDLVKAKELMLEMMNGGILRPNIVFFNSVINSLCKEGRVMDAHDVLDLVIGIGERPDTITFSSLIDGYCLVGKTDKAFKILDAMESVGVEPDIVTYNTLLDGYFKNRRIDDALTLFREMPRKRIKPGTVTYGIMLDGLFCAGRTVAAKKMFHEMNESGTTVDISTYAIILGGFCRNNCADEAITLFHKLGAMNVKFNIAIVNTMINAMYKVGRREEAKELFAGILACGLVPNESTYGVMIKNLLKDGAVEDANNVFSSMDKSDVRGQAVVRI; via the exons ATGTCCaacctccgcctcctccgccgcagCTCCTCCTCCATGTCCACCACCAGGTCGCCACTCTCACGGGTCTGGTCCCCCCATTCGGCCTTTGCCGCGGCCACAGAGCGCGCACGCGCCGGGACGCTCAGCCAAGACGATGCACACCACCTGTTCGACGAATTGCTGCGGCAGGCCACCCCGGTCCACGAGCGCTCCCTCAACGACTTCCTCGCCACCCTCGCGCGTGCTACGTCCTCTGCCGCCTGCATCAGAGATGGTCGCGCCCTCGCCATCGCCCTCTTCAACCGCGTGTGTCGAGAGCAATCCGGCCCGCGGGTGGTGCCTCTCACAGTCCACACGTACAACATCCTCATGGACTGCTGCTGCCGCGCGTCTCGCCCGGACCTAGGTCTTGCCTTCTTCGCTCGCCTCCTCAGGACAGGCCTGAAGACAAACGAGATCACCGCCAACACCTTCCTCAAGTGCCTCTGCTACGCAAAACGGACGGATGAGGCTCTGAACGTGCTGCTTCATAGGATGTCCGAGCTCGGCTGTGTGCCTGATGCCATCTCATACAACATTGTTCTGAAGAGCTTATGTGAAGATAGCATGAGTCAGCGGGCGCTCGACCTCCTCCAGATGATGGCGAAAGAAGGAGGTGGCTGCTCCCCCAACGTGGTGGCGTATAGCACGGTCATCCATGGCTTTTTTAAGGAAGGTGAAACAGGCAAGGCATGCAATCTGTTCCATGAAATGATGCACCAAGGTGTTGAGCCCAGTGTGTGGACATATAGCTCAATCATTGATGCATTGTGCAAGGCCAGAGCAATGGACAAGGCAGAGCTAGTGCTTCAGCAGATGGTTAACAAAGGTGTTCAACCCAATAATGTGACATATAATTGCATGATCCATGGATATTCCACATCTGGGCAGTGGAAAGAGGCTGCTAAATTGCTTAGAGAAATGAAAAGCCGGGACCTTATACCAGATATTGTCACTCGCAACTCGTTCCTGGCCTCCCTTTGCAAGCATGGGAGAAGCAAGGAAGCTGCAGAATTTCTTGATTCCATGACTGCCAAGGGCCACAAACCAGATATCGTATCATACCGTATTTTGTTTCATGGGTATGCCAGTGAAGGATGCTTCGCTGATATGATTGATCTCTTTAATTCAATGGAAAGCAACGGTATTGCAGCTGACTGCCATGTTTTCAACATATTAATTAATGGATATGCAAAACGTGGAATGACAGAAGAAGTTATGCTGATATTTACTGAAATGCGGGGACAAGGAGTGAGTCCAGATGTAGTCACCTATTCCATTGTAATAGCCGCACTTTCCAGAATGGGTAGGCTGACCGATGCTATTGAGAAATTCAATGAGATGACTGCCTTGGAAGTACAGCCGGACACAACTGTTTATCACTCACTGATTCAGGGTTGTTGCATAGACGGTGATTTGGTTAAAGCTAAGGAGCTGATGCTTGAAATGATGAACGGTGGTATTCTTCGGCCTAACATTGTGTTCTTCAATTCAGTAATAAACAGTCTGTGCAAAGAAGGAAGGGTTATGGATGCACATGATGTCTTAGACTTGGTTATAGGCATAGGTGAGAGGCCTGATACCATTACATTTAGTTCACTGATTGACGGATATTGCTTAGTCGGGAAGACGGATAAAGCATTCAAAATACTTGATGCCATGGAATCAGTTGGTGTTGAGCCTGATATTGTTACTTACAATACACTGCTTGATGGCTATTTTAAAAACAGAAGGATTGATGATGCTTTGACTTTGTTTAGAGAAATGCCGCGTAAGAGAATTAAACCTGGCACTGTTACATATGGCATCATGTTGGATGGGTTGTTTTGTGCTGGGAGAACTGTTGCCGCAAAGAAAATGTTCCATGAGATGAACGAGAGTGGAACAACGGTGGACATTTCCACATACGCTATAATACTTGGAGGTTTTTGTAGAAATAATTGTGCAGACGAAGCTATCACCCTGTTCCACAAATTAGGTGCAATGAATGTGAAGTTCAATATTGCAATAGTCAATACCATGATCAATGCAATGTACAAGGTTGGGAGAAGAGAAGAAGCTAAGGAACTATTTGCTGGAATATTAGCCTGTGGGTTGGTGCCTAATGAATCTACTTACGGAGTAATGATAAAAAATCTTCTAAAAGATGGAGCAGTGGAAGATGCTAACAATGTGTTTTCATCAATGGACAAGAGTG ATGTTCGAGGTCAGGCTGTCGTAAGGATATGA
- the LOC109738979 gene encoding glucan endo-1,3-beta-glucosidase 11 isoform X2 yields MPLLLLLLALLLPAAPEATPSALLGINYGRVGNNLPPTTSALQLLAGLGVGRVRLYDADPATLRSFANTGVELVVGVPDECLAAVSTPSGASSWVRSVIQPALPATKIAVLTVGNEVLTGANSSALTPSLLPAMQCIHDALVQLGLDKQVAVTTAHNLGVLATSYPPSSAYFRKDVLPVLCPILDFHARTGSPFLVNAYPYFAYAEDPAGVELEYALLEPGHGGVPDPSSGLRYPNMLVAQVDAVYHAIAAANRAAARAVEVRVSETGWPSAGDGNETGATPRNAARYNGNVMRLVGEGKGTPLRPDGALRVYMFALFNENMKPGPLSERNYGLFKPDGTPVYELSYRLPKDNATTSSGAGGTGSIAGSGGGPQNNGYYSISAPSAKANVPQGLVDMCGCPVDDDSILILSNFQVVLTWKDMCGWKEGSLWCLKWSQGVPLVS; encoded by the exons atgccgctcctgctcctcctgctcgcgctccttCTGCCGGCCGCGCCCGAGGCGACCCCGTCGGCGCTGCTGGGCATCAACTACGGCCGGGTGGGGAACAACCTCCCGCCGACGACCTCGGCCCTGCAGCTCCTCGCCGGCCTGGGCGTCGGCCGCGTCCGCCTCTACGACGCCGACCCGGCCACCCTCCGCTCCTTCGCCAACACGGGCGTGGAGCTCGTCGTCGGCGTCCCCGACGAGTGCCTCGCCGCCGTCTCCACCCCCTCCGGCGCCTCCTCCTGGGTCCGCTCCGTCATCCAGCCGGCGCTCCCGGCCACCAAGATCGCCGTCCTCACCGTCGGCAACGAGGTGCTCACGGGCGCCAACAGCTCCGCGCTCACGCCCTCGCTGCTCCCGGCCATGCAGTGCATCCACGACGCGCTCGTGCAGCTCGGCCTCGACAAGCAGGTCGCGGTCACCACCGCGCACAACCTCGGCGTGCTCGCCACCTCCTACCCGCCCTCGTCGGCCTACTTCCGCAAGGACGTCCTCCCGGTGCTCTGCCCGATCCTCGACTTCCACGCCCGCACCGGCTCGCCGTTCCTCGTCAACGCCTACCCCTACTTCGCCTACGCCGAGGACCCCGCCGGTGTGGAGCTCGAGTACGCCCTGCTCGAGCCCGGCCACGGCGGCGTCCCCGACCCGTCGTCCGGGCTGCGCTACCCCAACATGCTGGTGGCCCAGGTGGACGCCGTGTACCACGCGATCGCGGCGGCCAACCGCGCGGCGGCGCGCGCGGTGGAGGTGCGCGTGTCGGAGACCGGGTGGCCGTCGGCCGGCGACGGCAACGAGACCGGAGCGACGCCGCGGAACGCCGCGAGGTACAACGGCAACGTGATGCGGCTGGTGGGCGAGGGCAAGGGCACGCCGCTGCGGCCGGACGGGGCGCTGCGCGTCTACATGTTCGCGCTCTTCAACGAGAACATGAAGCCCGGCCCCTTGTCGGAGCGCAACTACGGCCTCTTCAAGCCCGACGGCACGCCGGTGTACGAGCTCTCCTACCGCCTGCCCAAGGACAACGCCACCACCTCGTCTGGCGCCGGCGGCACGGGAAGCATtgccggcagcggcggcgggccgCAGAACAACGGCTACTACAGCATCTCGGCACCATCCGCAAAGGCAAACGTG CCCCAAG GGTTGGTGGACATGTGCGGCTGTCCTGTTGATGATGATAGCATTCTAATTCTGAGCAACTTCCAAGTGGTGCTTACATGGAAGGATATGTGTGGATGGAAAGAAGGAAGCCTCTGGTGTCTCAAATGGAGTCAGGGGGTGCCCCTGGTTTCTTGA
- the LOC109738979 gene encoding glucan endo-1,3-beta-glucosidase 11 isoform X1: protein MPLLLLLLALLLPAAPEATPSALLGINYGRVGNNLPPTTSALQLLAGLGVGRVRLYDADPATLRSFANTGVELVVGVPDECLAAVSTPSGASSWVRSVIQPALPATKIAVLTVGNEVLTGANSSALTPSLLPAMQCIHDALVQLGLDKQVAVTTAHNLGVLATSYPPSSAYFRKDVLPVLCPILDFHARTGSPFLVNAYPYFAYAEDPAGVELEYALLEPGHGGVPDPSSGLRYPNMLVAQVDAVYHAIAAANRAAARAVEVRVSETGWPSAGDGNETGATPRNAARYNGNVMRLVGEGKGTPLRPDGALRVYMFALFNENMKPGPLSERNYGLFKPDGTPVYELSYRLPKDNATTSSGAGGTGSIAGSGGGPQNNGYYSISAPSAKANVGWWTCAAVLLMMIAF from the exons atgccgctcctgctcctcctgctcgcgctccttCTGCCGGCCGCGCCCGAGGCGACCCCGTCGGCGCTGCTGGGCATCAACTACGGCCGGGTGGGGAACAACCTCCCGCCGACGACCTCGGCCCTGCAGCTCCTCGCCGGCCTGGGCGTCGGCCGCGTCCGCCTCTACGACGCCGACCCGGCCACCCTCCGCTCCTTCGCCAACACGGGCGTGGAGCTCGTCGTCGGCGTCCCCGACGAGTGCCTCGCCGCCGTCTCCACCCCCTCCGGCGCCTCCTCCTGGGTCCGCTCCGTCATCCAGCCGGCGCTCCCGGCCACCAAGATCGCCGTCCTCACCGTCGGCAACGAGGTGCTCACGGGCGCCAACAGCTCCGCGCTCACGCCCTCGCTGCTCCCGGCCATGCAGTGCATCCACGACGCGCTCGTGCAGCTCGGCCTCGACAAGCAGGTCGCGGTCACCACCGCGCACAACCTCGGCGTGCTCGCCACCTCCTACCCGCCCTCGTCGGCCTACTTCCGCAAGGACGTCCTCCCGGTGCTCTGCCCGATCCTCGACTTCCACGCCCGCACCGGCTCGCCGTTCCTCGTCAACGCCTACCCCTACTTCGCCTACGCCGAGGACCCCGCCGGTGTGGAGCTCGAGTACGCCCTGCTCGAGCCCGGCCACGGCGGCGTCCCCGACCCGTCGTCCGGGCTGCGCTACCCCAACATGCTGGTGGCCCAGGTGGACGCCGTGTACCACGCGATCGCGGCGGCCAACCGCGCGGCGGCGCGCGCGGTGGAGGTGCGCGTGTCGGAGACCGGGTGGCCGTCGGCCGGCGACGGCAACGAGACCGGAGCGACGCCGCGGAACGCCGCGAGGTACAACGGCAACGTGATGCGGCTGGTGGGCGAGGGCAAGGGCACGCCGCTGCGGCCGGACGGGGCGCTGCGCGTCTACATGTTCGCGCTCTTCAACGAGAACATGAAGCCCGGCCCCTTGTCGGAGCGCAACTACGGCCTCTTCAAGCCCGACGGCACGCCGGTGTACGAGCTCTCCTACCGCCTGCCCAAGGACAACGCCACCACCTCGTCTGGCGCCGGCGGCACGGGAAGCATtgccggcagcggcggcgggccgCAGAACAACGGCTACTACAGCATCTCGGCACCATCCGCAAAGGCAAACGTG GGTTGGTGGACATGTGCGGCTGTCCTGTTGATGATGATAGCATTCTAA
- the LOC120968379 gene encoding uncharacterized protein — translation MSRRYTITLISRLRVPRRCSFSTSISPPSRSWSPRDAFAAATERVRAGTLSPEDAHNLFDELLRQGTPVPERSLNGFLAALARATSSNACIKDGPALALALFTRGCREEAGPQVAVPTVWTYNILMDCCCRARRPDLGLALFGCILRTGLKIDQITANTLLKCLCYAKRTEEAVYVLLHSMSKLGCVPDAFAYNIVLKSLCEGSRSQQALDLLRTMAKDRGGCFPDVVAYNTVIHGFFKEGETGKACNLFHEMIHQGVEPDVVTYNSVVDALCKARAMDKAELVLRQMVADGAQPNAVTYTCMINGYATSGRLKEAAKMFREMKSRGLIPDIFTCNSLMTYLCKHGRSKEAAEFFYSMTAKGHKPDIVSYCILLHGYATEGCFPDMIDVFNSMENNGIAADCHVFNILIDAYAKRGMMDEAMLISSKMQERRVNPDIVTYSSIIAGLSRLGRLTEAMEKFNQMIALGVQPNKVVYHTLIQGFCIDGDLAKAKQLVSEMMNRGIPRPNISFFSSLIKSLCQEGRVMDAHDIFDLVIDMGERPDDILFNSLIDGYCLVRKMDKALKVLDVMESVGVEPDVITYNTLVNGYCRNGRIGDGLTLFREMPRKRIKPDTISYCVIMDGLFRSGRTVSGREMFHEMIESGTTVSISTYNVILGGLCRNNCADEAIALFQKLGSMNVKFSIAIVNTMIDAMYRVGRREEAKELFAGISASGLVPNESTYGVMIMNLLKDGAVEDANNVFSSMDKSGIVPSSRLLNDIIRMLLEKGEIAKAGNYLSKVDGKSISLEASTTSLMLSLFSREGKYREDMKLLPAKYQFFDGFC, via the coding sequence ATGTCACGCCGCTATACCATCACACTGATCTCCCGCCTCCGAGTCCCCCGCCGCTGCTCCTTCTCCACCTCCATCTCGCCGCCCTCACGCTCCTGGTCTCCCCGCGACGCCTTTGCCGCGGCCACAGAGCGCGTGCGCGCCGGCACGCTCAGCCCGGAAGATGCCCACAACCTGTTCGATGAATTGCTGCGGCAGGGCACTCCGGTCCCCGAGCGCTCCCTGAACGGCTTCCTTGCCGCCCTCGCCCGTGCTACGTCCTCCAATGCCTGCATCAAAGATGGCCCCGCCCTCGCCCTTGCTCTCTTCACCCGAGGGTGCAGAGAAGAAGCCGGCCCGCAGGTGGCGGTGCCCACCGTTTGGACCTACAACATCCTCATGGACTGCTGCTGCCGCGCGCGTCGCCCAGACCTAGGGCTCGCCTTATTCGGGTGTATCCTCAGGACGGGGTTGAAGATAGACCAAATCACCGCCAACACCCTCCTCAAGTGCCTCTGCTATGCGAAACGGACAGAAGAGGCTGTGTACGTGCTGCTTCATAGTATGTCCAAGCTCGGATGTGTGCCTGATGCCTTCGCATACAACATAGTTCTTAAGAGCTTATGTGAAGGTAGCAGGAGCCAGCAGGCACTCGACCTGCTCCGGACGATGGCAAAAGATAGAGGTGGCTGCTTCCCTGATGTGGTGGCATATAACACGGTCATCCATGGCTTTTTCAAGGAGGGTGAAACAGGCAAGGCATGCAATCTATTCCATGAAATGATCCATCAAGGGGTTGAGCCCGATGTGGTGACGTACAACTCGGTCGTTGATGCGTTGTGCAAGGCCAGGGCAATGGACAAAGCAGAGCTAGTCCTTCGTCAGATGGTTGCTGATGGTGCTCAACCCAATGCAGTGACATATACTTGCATGATCAATGGATATGCCACATCTGGGCGGTTGAAAGAGGCTGCTAAAATGTTCAGAGAAATGAAAAGCCGGGGCCTTATACCAGATATTTTTACTTGCAACTCCTTAATGACTTACCTTTGCAAGCATGGAAGAAGCAAAGAAGCTGCAGAATTTTTTTATTCGATGACAGCAAAGGGCCACAAACCGGATATCGTCTCATACTGTATTTTGCTTCATGGGTATGCTACTGAAGGATGCTTTCCTGATATGATTGATGTCTTTAATTCAATGGAAAACAATGGTATTGCAGCCGACTGCCATGTTTTCAACATATTAATTGATGCATATGCTAAACGTGGAATGATGGATGAAGCTATGCTGATATCAAGTAAAATGCAGGAACGCAGAGTGAATCCTGATATAGTCACCTATTCCAGCATAATAGCTGGACTTTCCAGATTGGGTAGGCTGACTGAGGCCATGGAAAAATTCAATCAGATGATTGCCTTGGGAGTACAACCGAACAAAGTTGTTTATCACACGCTGATTCAGGGTTTTTGCATAGATGGTGATTTGGCTAAAGCTAAGCAGTTGGTTTCTGAAATGATGAACAGAGGTATTCCTCGTCCTAACATTTCGTTCTTTAGTTCACTAATAAAGAGTCTCTGCCAAGAAGGAAGGGTTATGGATGCCCATGATATCTTTGACTTGGTTATAGACATGGGTGAGAGGCCTGATGACATTTTATTTAATTCACTGATTGACGGATACTGCTTAGTCAGGAAGATGGATAAAGCATTAAAAGTACTTGATGTCATGGAATCAGTTGGTGTTGAGCCTGATGTTATTACATACAATACACTTGTTAATGGCTATTGTAGAAATGGAAGGATCGGTGATGGTTTGACTCTGTTCAGAGAGATGCCGCGTAAGAGAATTAAACCTGACACTATTTCATATTGCGTCATAATGGATGGGTTGTTTCGTTCTGGGAGAACTGTTTCTGGAAGGGAAATGTTCCATGAGATGATCGAAAGTGGAACAACAGTCAGCATTTCCACATACAACGTAATACTAGGAGGTCTTTGTAGAAATAATTGTGCAGACGAAGCGATTGCCCTGTTCCAGAAATTAGGTTCAATGAATGTGAAGTTCAGTATTGCAATAGTCAATACCATGATCGATGCAATGTACAGGGTTGGGAGAAGAGAAGAAGCTAAGGAACTTTTTGCTGGAATATCAGCCAGTGGGTTGGTGCCTAATGAATCTACTTATGGAGTAATGATTATGAATCTTCTAAAAGATGGAGCAGTGGAAGATGCTAACAATGTGTTTTCATCAATGGACAAGAGTGGTATAGTCCCCAGCTCTCGTCTGTTAAATGATATTATCAGAATGTTGTTGGAAAAAGGTGAGATCGCCAAGGCTGGAAATTATTTGTCTAAAGTTGATGGGAAGAGCATCTCCCTAGAAGCTTCAACAACTTCATTAATGTTGTCTCTCTTTTCAAGAGAAGGGAAATATCGGGAGGACATGAAATTGCTTCCTGCAAAGTATCAATTTTTCGATGGATTTTGTTGA